In a single window of the Prinia subflava isolate CZ2003 ecotype Zambia chromosome 3, Cam_Psub_1.2, whole genome shotgun sequence genome:
- the RFXAP gene encoding regulatory factor X-associated protein: MQYAPASSPPRPQGRSRHYRGPSPEHGRGACAERAAPARGRRGGGAGAARAGTGRAGTAALQDSPGAAPASAASPSSSSSSPPQQQQQLTLLVMQPGGGEEAAAGAAGVVLQPSADPQLPPSASGGLMVFYELGTAAEIELVEEEAEAAGGESTASLEELEEEEVAAAASGEAAAGGECKSCTYEGCSETTTQVVKQRKPWMCKRHRNKIYKDKYKRKKSDQALGGGGAAAAGGGPRAEDSVEGSVSVAKQRSGSVGDRPARPTLLEQVLNKKRLSLLRSPEVVQFLQKQQRLLSQQALEQRQQQFQGAPG; encoded by the exons ccccagcttctTCCCCCCCGCGCCCCCAGGGGCGGAGCCGCCATTACCGGGGCCCCTCCCCCGAGCACGGCCGGGGCGCGTGCGCGGAGCGCGCGGCGCCTGcgcgcgggcggcgcggcggagGCGCGGGCGCGGCGCGCGCCGGGACCGGCCGGGCCGGCACCGCCGCCCTGCAGGACAGCcccggcgccgctcccgcctCCGCcgcttccccctcctcctcctcctcgtcgccgccgcagcagcagcagcagctgacgCTGCTCGTGATGCAGCCGGGCGGCGGCGAGGaggcggcggccggggcggcgggggtGGTGCTGCAGCCGAGCGCCGACCCGCAGCTGCCGCCCTCCGCTAGCGGCGGCCTCATGGTGTTCTACGAGCTGGGGACCGCGGCCGAGATCGAGCTGGTGGAGGAGGAGGCCGAGGCGGCGGGCGGCGAGAGCACGgccagcctggaggagctggaggaggaggaggtggcggCGGCCGCCAgcggcgaggcggcggcgggcggcgagTGCAAGAGCTGCACGTACGAGGGCTGCAGCGAGACCACCACGCAGGTGGTGAAGCAGCGCAAGCCCTGGATGTGCAAGCGGCACCGCAACAAGATCTACAAGGACAAGTACAAGCGCAAGAAGAGCGACCAGGCCctggggggcggcggggcggcggccgcggggggcGGCCCGCGGGCCGAG GATAGTGTTGAAGGTTCAGTGTCTGTTGCGAAGCAGAGATCAGGATCCGTTGGAGATCGCCCAGCAAGACCTACTCTTCTAGAACAAGTATTGAATAAAAAGAGGCTG tcCCTACTCAGAAGCCCAGAAGTAGTGCAATTTCTACAGAAACAACAGCGACTGTTAAGTCAACAAGCTTTGGAACAAAGGCAGCAACAGTTTCAAGGAGCACCTGGGTGA